GTATGAGAGCCTGGGCTATCTGGTGATCACCCGGGAAGAGAAGAAGTACCTGGGTCTTAAGGAAAGTACCCGGCAGATTGGCTATGATCTGGGCTATTCAAGTAATGAGTcgggctatatatatatatatatatatatatatatatatatatatatatatatatatatatatatatatatatatattgaagtgcaataattgtccgaCAGTATTGAAGTGCAATAATTAATCAAAACATTGTGTTTGAGCTGTCGTGAGATTTAAAAAATTGAGATTATACTATTACCGCTATTCATACATCGACAAAAGCTTGATCATACATCTAGCGTGAAAATGTTTTAGGTATATGTATATAAAATTGTCTACAATTTGGTTGGCCCACTCATGGGTTTGAATCTATCTCCTCTTGTTTTAGGGCAGCCTTCAAGTTAGACCCTGAAAGGCATTGCTTTTTGACTTCGGATAGAATACATATTTGCCCCTCAGATCTGTTGGTCTTCAGCACTTGTTTgagattttatcattttcatgtttttttccaaataatctTTGGTCAAACTTATGTATCTTGAATAAGCAatcaaattaatatataatttcaaattatttacccgaattctttaatttattatatcagGATTTGTGGTTAAGATatgttttgattaaaaaaaatgtaacaAATGAGAATAAAGTGATTATCTGACACTATTTTATGTTACATATAATCCATTGCACGGACATAATTTGGAGCGTAAATAACatcgataaaaaaaaaagaagcagttagtaaaaaaattatcacacgtaaaatttgtcattttaaaattttattttacttaGATACGTATTAGAATGTTATTTTACACTTTTACAATGTTGGACTAAAAGATTTTCATACTTGAAGTTAAAACATGGAATGAAGTTAACTATTGAAATGGAGACTTGGTTgtcaaaatattgaaattgactTCAAAAAAGGAAGCTGTTTCGTCCCATTCTTAGCAATATTCTACCCTCGAAtagataataattatatttaattaaacaagtttaataattaatattcacTTAAGATAATTATGTCCATGAATTATGATTCATATCACCTGATTCAATATTCTTCGAATCTTCAATATTAGtataattaattttgttttgacTTAATCAAAATTTACTTATTTTCTAATTACTTTTTCTCAAACCATTTACTACAGATTTAATTAGTTGAGTTAGATCGAAGACCCGTTTAGGCTAATGATGAGGATTGGATAAGTAATATGATTTTCAAGTCCAGTATAGGTGAGTCGATACTTACACtcaattttgttattatttgcacttttttataaataaatttgacATATATTTTATACCTGAAATCAAGTGTAGATTATACTAACTGAAATGTAAATACCAACTCCTCCAATCGAGCTTGAAAATTAATACACgagtcgagccgagctcgagctcgagctcgagtatTTTAGCTTTTTTAATTGAGTTCATTTAGTTTGATACTCGACTCGATTACACACCTAATTAAGACATGAGAAGCCTTCATCCAATTTATGTATAAACCAATGGATTTGAATatcttcaaatttgattttatatGTTTTCTTTTCTTAATAATGATACATAAAATCTCTTATGAGATGGTCTTATGATTTAATTTTATCAGACAtgtcttttatttgagtcacttattaaaaaatattatttttatgcgaaaaaaattattttttattataaatatagacaTGGTTGACTTATATCacgaataaatatccatgagatcgtcttacaaaagcctaataataataataataataataataataataataataataataatatgttttatttcaaatCTTTAGTTTACGCTcttcatttgaaattcatcttttaaatttttggcaaaaacttgtgtgagacggtctcacgggtcgtattttgtgagacggatctttatttggataatccatggaaaagtattactttttatgctaagagtattactttttattgtgaatatgggtagggttgacccgtctcacagattgtgatccgtgagacggtctcacatgagacctactctaaatTTTTTATCCAAAATCAAAACAACCATTCTAAACAAAAACGATAAAAGGAAGTCCAATAATTCGAAATTCACCAATTTAAATTTGGAGTAagtatcatgtgagaccgtgtcacggatcataatttgtgagacgagtcaaccctacccatattcacataaaaaataatactcttagcataaaagtaacATTTTTgcatgagtgacccaaataagagatctgtatcataaatacgactcgtgagaccgtctcgcacaagtttttgtcttaaatTTGACAATCTAAgcacaatatttttttttagctAGGATAAAGTCGAGGAGTTAAATTTGTTGTAATTGAGTTCCGAATACGGATCTCATCCTAATCTTGACCAAAAAAATTGGGTTTATAATTATTTTGTATTCTTTAGTACACCCAcagaacacacacacacaaacagaGCTCCAAATCTCGTTCCTCCGGCCACCCATTCGCGAATATCAAGGAATTTCTGCCTTTTGTATTCCAATTTGTGTTTTTACAATTCAAACCCTGTTCTTTTCAGTAATTACAATCTCATCTCTCTCTCCTCCTCACACGTATTTTTAATGGTCATCTCTCTGCGATGATCCTTTTTCTAGAGAGTGTCCACTGCCAACCTCTAGATCTTTCTGCTTCTATTCAATCTCATAAAAACAGAATCAAACCCGTGCGGAGGCAGCCCTCATCTCTAAAGTTGTTTGATTTTCCCATTTGATATCAGGTGCCTGACTACGAATTTTGATGAATACCACTTGCATACTTTTGTTAACTTATCTGTTGCTAGAGATTTTCCCGTCAATTTTGTGGTTGGAGTGGGTAAATATGTTAATCTATTTGTGGTTTCCGTTTTATATGCGGAATTTTTCTGGGTTTTTCTGGGGGAAGATGGGTTTATCTTATGCAGCCATAAATTAATGAAaccataaattaatgaaatagaTTGGAAAATGTTTCCCTTTTAACGGTGGGGAATTAATCTTGTAACATGCCAAATTCGATGGGTGGGAATTGGGATCCATGTTGGATCTATTGTTCTTTTTGTTGCTATTGTTAGTTAATAATATTAGTTTAATGTTTTGGGCTGGCTCTTATTATTTATCTGTTTGTTTATTATTTTACTGAAACCTTGGTCTTGGTGCTCATATTTGTTTATTCTGTGTTATTTTCTTAACTTTAATTGTTTCTCTTTGTAAACAAAGGTTTTTACACAAGAAAGCAGTAAGCACATTGCCTGTTTCCTGGAAGTCAGTTTCGTGAAGAGGGATTTCAAGTTTTTCATGGGTTGAACTCGAGGAATCATGGATAGCTTCAGTGATGACACCGAAGAATCTCGATTTTTCGATGCCCTGGAGCACATTGCATCAGAACCCGATTTTGCTTCTGATATTAATAACTGGGAATATGATGTTTGGATCAATACTCCCCAAAGTGTTAGCGATCGCCGAATGAAATTCATTAGATGGATGGGACTGTATTCTAATGATTTAGAAGAAGATAATTTTCTTGATGAATATGACAGGCCAGAAGGTGGCGTTTTCAAGGGTGATATGGATAGAATTTTGGGTAATAGTGGAGCTGTTCTAAGAACCTCGGGTATCATAGATGAGCTTTCTTCAAGCCAGTCTTCTATATCAAGTTGGAATACTGATGATTTAGAATTGACCCAGGGAGCGAATTTAGGTAAATTTAGAAGTAGGGAGGTTGAAAAAGTTTCGCAATCATCTCCCCAGGTTCATCAACTTGTGCAAAGAGAAATTGACGTTCATGGCAATACACCAAGAACGGTGAATAAATTGAGGAATAAGTGGTTGTGTAAATTGCGGTCCGTTACTTGTTTGATGAATGGAAATGTGAAAGAAGATGATGTAGAATTGAATAGTTTCAGTCAAGGTCAAGGCTCGAGGTTTCGGAGAGTCGAGGTTCGCCATAGTCGAAGAAGGTTGAAGGAGCTCTCGGCCCTTTTCACGAGACAAGATATCCAGGCTCATGAAGGGACCATATTGACGATGAAATTTAGTCTTGATGGACAATATTTGGCTAGCGCCGGTGAAGATAAACTTGTGAAAGTCTGGCGAGTAGTGGACGATGAAAGATTAAATGAAAGGGACATTCCAGATGTGGATCCATCATGCGTGTACTTCTCGGTGAATGAACTTTCTGAATTGAGTCCGCTCATGGTGGAAAAAGATAAAATTAACAAATCCAATACTCTGCATAGAACACCCGATTCGGCATGTATTGTTTTCCCTCCAAAGATTTTCCAATTACAAGAGGTGCCTTTGCATGTGTTTCAAGGACACTGTGGGGAAATCTTGGATCTCTCTTGGTCGAAGAATAATGTATGTTTCGATTATGCAAATTTATTGAATACATTTGAAATTTGATTAATTACTCTGTGTTTGCTTGTTTCTTGCGCagcgtcttctctcatcgtccgTTGATAAAACAGTTCGGCTGTGGCAGCTTGGAGTAAATAATTGCCTCAAGGTTTTCTTGCATAGTGATTACGGTATTCTAAAGCTAGAAAATCATCTCTAATTTGGAGAATGATGTAATAAATGAAGTATATATATTGTTACCTTACATTTTTTGGTTCATGAACAATTTATCTCTGCAGTAACCTGCATTCAATTCAACCCTGTGAATGATGATTACTTCATCAGTGGTTCAATAGATGGGAAAGTTCGAATTTGGGCAATTGATGGTTGTCAAGTTGTCGGATGGACTGAATCAAAGGATATCATTACTGCTGTCTCGCATCGACCTGATGGGCAGGTCCGTAAATGCTGGAGCTCTACATGTTAGATGACTATATCTTCAAAATTAGTGAGGTATGCTGAATTTGTTATTTCTTTTCTTGTTCAATAGGGTGGTGTTTTTGGCTCTATAACTGGAACCTGTCAGTTTTTCGAGATATCAGGTAACTTTCATTAGAATCTTGGAGAATTCTATTTTTTTAGCTGCTTGTTTGGATTATATAATACCTGTTCCTTAACCTGATAAACCATTTTAGTGCTAGAAATTGATTTTGCTCTTAATCAACGTATGGTCACAATATTGATAATTACTTATGAATGATACTAACCGATATTTGATGGCTTTCATGTTACTGTGTCAGATAATCACTTGCAGTTGGAAACTCAAATATGCTTAACAAATAAAAAGAAGTCTTCACCTTGTAAAAGGATAACGGGC
This genomic interval from Primulina eburnea isolate SZY01 chromosome 16, ASM2296580v1, whole genome shotgun sequence contains the following:
- the LOC140815934 gene encoding uncharacterized protein isoform X1, which gives rise to MDSFSDDTEESRFFDALEHIASEPDFASDINNWEYDVWINTPQSVSDRRMKFIRWMGLYSNDLEEDNFLDEYDRPEGGVFKGDMDRILGNSGAVLRTSGIIDELSSSQSSISSWNTDDLELTQGANLGKFRSREVEKVSQSSPQVHQLVQREIDVHGNTPRTVNKLRNKWLCKLRSVTCLMNGNVKEDDVELNSFSQGQGSRFRRVEVRHSRRRLKELSALFTRQDIQAHEGTILTMKFSLDGQYLASAGEDKLVKVWRVVDDERLNERDIPDVDPSCVYFSVNELSELSPLMVEKDKINKSNTLHRTPDSACIVFPPKIFQLQEVPLHVFQGHCGEILDLSWSKNNRLLSSSVDKTVRLWQLGVNNCLKVFLHSDYVTCIQFNPVNDDYFISGSIDGKVRIWAIDGCQVVGWTESKDIITAVSHRPDGQGGVFGSITGTCQFFEISDNHLQLETQICLTNKKKSSPCKRITGFQFLPQDPSKLLVTCADSQVRIIDGINVIAKYKGFRTCGIHLSASFTSDGKHIVSASEDSSVYVWNYIGQEENSFFHPKAIRSLECFSADASVAIPWPGSKTGNTMDRLQSRKLPGSSINYLPFSPSTRFLLSQEFFVDSSSKGSATWPEEKLPASDHEAESSMSKSQYKLFKNSWQNLSSSHAYGLVIVTAGWDGRIRSFHNYGLPATL
- the LOC140815934 gene encoding uncharacterized protein isoform X2, translated to MDSFSDDTEESRFFDALEHIASEPDFASDINNWEYDVWINTPQSVSDRRMKFIRWMGLYSNDLEEDNFLDEYDRPEGGVFKGDMDRILGNSGAVLRTSGIIDELSSSQSSISSWNTDDLELTQGANLGKFRSREVEKVSQSSPQVHQLVQREIDVHGNTPRTVNKLRNKWLCKLRSVTCLMNGNVKEDDVELNSFSQGQGSRFRRVEVRHSRRRLKELSALFTRQDIQAHEGTILTMKFSLDGQYLASAGEDKLVKVWRVVDDERLNERDIPDVDPSCVYFSVNELSELSPLMVEKDKINKSNTLHRTPDSACIVFPPKIFQLQEVPLHVFQGHCGEILDLSWSKNNRLLSSSVDKTVRLWQLGVNNCLKVFLHSDYVTCIQFNPVNDDYFISGSIDGKVRIWAIDGCQVVGWTESKDIITAVSHRPDGQGGVFGSITGTCQFFEISDNHLQLETQICLTNKKKSSPCKRITGFQFLPQDPSKLLVTCADSQVRIIDGINVIAKYKGFRTCGIHLSASFTSDGKHIVSASEDSSVYVWNYIGQEENSFFHPKAIRSLECFSADASVAIPWPGSKTGNTMDRLQLKGISNLAGRKTSCF